One region of Streptomyces subrutilus genomic DNA includes:
- a CDS encoding sigma-70 family RNA polymerase sigma factor: MSDLATTPTDLDSALDRYRVELTGYCYRMLGSSFDAEDAVQDTYIRAWRSFEKFEGRSSLRSWLYRIATNVCLDLLNAGNKRARPMDLSAPQHQASAVLNERPEVTWLEPVPDGRVLPQSADPAEMALAKESVRLAFVAALQHLPAKQRAVLILREVLAWKADEVATLLETTVASVNSALQRARATLAAHGIRDSDPADPLDADQAKLLEQYLSAFEAYDISRLTALLHEDAVLSMPPFDLWLRGHEDIAAWHLNQGIGCKGSRLVPTTANGMPAFGQYRPAASGKGHTPWALQVLEISDGKIVGLNAFLDTARWFPLFGLPEQLDEAYEVEQGA, translated from the coding sequence ATGAGTGACCTCGCGACGACACCGACGGACCTCGACAGCGCGCTGGACCGCTACCGGGTCGAGCTGACCGGCTACTGCTACCGGATGCTCGGCTCGTCCTTCGACGCCGAGGACGCGGTGCAGGACACGTACATCCGCGCCTGGCGCAGCTTCGAGAAGTTCGAGGGCCGCTCCTCGCTGCGGTCCTGGCTCTACCGGATCGCCACCAACGTCTGCCTGGACCTGCTGAACGCGGGGAACAAGCGGGCCCGGCCGATGGACCTGAGCGCCCCGCAGCACCAGGCCTCCGCGGTGCTGAACGAGCGGCCGGAGGTGACCTGGCTGGAGCCGGTCCCCGACGGCCGGGTGCTGCCGCAGAGCGCCGACCCCGCGGAGATGGCGCTGGCGAAGGAGTCCGTCCGCCTCGCGTTCGTCGCGGCCCTGCAGCACCTGCCGGCGAAGCAGCGGGCGGTGCTGATCCTGCGCGAGGTGCTGGCCTGGAAGGCCGACGAGGTCGCGACGCTGCTGGAGACCACGGTGGCCTCGGTGAACAGCGCGCTGCAGCGGGCGCGGGCCACGCTGGCCGCGCACGGGATCCGCGACAGCGACCCCGCGGACCCGCTGGACGCCGACCAGGCGAAGCTGCTGGAGCAGTACCTGTCGGCCTTCGAGGCGTATGACATCTCGCGGCTCACCGCGCTGCTGCACGAGGACGCGGTGCTGTCGATGCCGCCGTTCGACCTGTGGCTGCGGGGTCACGAGGACATCGCCGCCTGGCACCTGAACCAGGGCATCGGCTGCAAGGGCTCGCGCCTGGTCCCGACGACGGCGAACGGGATGCCGGCCTTCGGCCAGTACCGGCCGGCGGCCTCCGGGAAGGGCCACACCCCGTGGGCGCTCCAGGTCCTGGAGATCTCAGACGGCAAGATCGTCGGGCTCAACGCCTTCCTGGACACCGCCCGCTGGTTCCCCCTCTTCGGGCTCCCCGAGCAGCTCGACGAGGCCTACGAGGTGGAGCAGGGCGCGTAG
- a CDS encoding BMP family lipoprotein has product MRRITRIATVGLASAALALSATACGGKKSSDAGSSDSKEASAAIAYDIGGRGDQSFNDAAYAGLQKAESELQIKGAEAEPTDGEGEADKVQRLTELARKGNNPVIGVGFAYAPAIKKVAPKFPDTTFGIIDDTSVTGANIANLVFNEEQGSYLAGVAAAKVSKTGTVGFIGGVEVPLIKKFEAGFAQGVKDTNPNAKVLSQYLTQPPNFDGFAKPDLGKAAAQGQLDAGADVVYAAAGLAGSGAIEAASAKGKWAIGVDSDQYNQAGLAKYKDAILTSVTKDVSDSVYDLIKSVKDGKPATGEIRYGLDKDGVGLADSNPKYKEMADVIAAVEKAKADIISKKINVKTAP; this is encoded by the coding sequence TTGCGCCGGATCACCAGGATCGCCACCGTGGGCCTCGCGTCCGCTGCGCTGGCCCTCTCGGCCACCGCCTGTGGCGGTAAGAAGTCGTCGGACGCCGGATCTTCGGACTCGAAGGAAGCCAGCGCCGCCATCGCGTACGACATCGGTGGCCGCGGCGACCAGTCGTTCAACGACGCCGCGTACGCCGGCCTGCAGAAGGCCGAGTCGGAGCTGCAGATCAAGGGCGCCGAGGCGGAGCCCACCGACGGCGAGGGCGAGGCCGACAAGGTCCAGCGCCTCACCGAGCTGGCCCGCAAGGGCAACAACCCGGTCATCGGCGTCGGTTTCGCCTACGCCCCGGCCATCAAGAAGGTCGCGCCGAAGTTCCCGGACACCACGTTCGGCATCATCGACGACACCTCGGTGACCGGCGCGAACATCGCCAACCTCGTCTTCAACGAGGAGCAGGGCTCCTACCTGGCCGGCGTCGCCGCCGCCAAGGTCTCCAAGACCGGCACGGTCGGCTTCATCGGCGGTGTCGAGGTTCCGCTGATCAAGAAGTTCGAGGCGGGCTTCGCCCAGGGCGTCAAGGACACCAACCCGAACGCCAAGGTGCTGTCCCAGTACCTGACCCAGCCGCCGAACTTCGACGGTTTCGCCAAGCCCGACCTCGGCAAGGCCGCCGCGCAGGGTCAGCTCGACGCGGGCGCCGACGTGGTCTACGCCGCCGCCGGTCTGGCCGGCTCCGGTGCCATCGAGGCCGCCTCGGCCAAGGGCAAGTGGGCCATCGGCGTCGACTCCGACCAGTACAACCAGGCCGGTCTGGCGAAGTACAAGGACGCCATCCTGACCTCGGTCACCAAGGACGTCTCGGACTCCGTCTACGACCTGATCAAGTCGGTCAAGGACGGCAAGCCGGCCACCGGTGAGATCCGCTACGGCCTGGACAAGGACGGCGTCGGCCTGGCCGACTCCAACCCGAAGTACAAGGAGATGGCCGACGTCATCGCCGCGGTGGAGAAGGCCAAGGCCGACATCATCTCCAAGAAGATCAACGTCAAGACCGCGCCGTAA
- a CDS encoding ABC transporter permease, which translates to MKKFDKDRLLLGLAGPVLALVSAFLLTVIVLAATGIDPIEPLRLMVENAAYEDVQVLIVNQAGTYYLAALAVAIGFRMNLFNIGVDGQYRLAAMLSAVVGAAVTLPGPLHLLLIIFVAMLVGAFWSGIAGVLKAKRGVSEVVSTIMLNAIATSLIAWMMLPKNLGVQLEGSNDLTTGDIAESGWFPAVSLGDGLEIYGFTFVAFALGVVYWFVLNRTRFGFDLRATGASESAAQASGVDAKKMIITSMLISGAVAGLAGMPQLLGETHTYNLAFPVGVGFTGITIALLGRNSPVGILFAAFLMAFIDKASASLDQAGYAKEIGTIMKGLIVIAVVVSYELVRRYGIRRQQQKVGEELAAGHAIKTDKEVAA; encoded by the coding sequence ATGAAGAAATTCGACAAGGACCGGCTGCTCCTCGGCTTGGCCGGGCCCGTGCTCGCCCTGGTCAGCGCCTTCCTGCTGACCGTGATCGTGCTGGCGGCGACGGGCATCGACCCGATCGAGCCGCTGCGCCTCATGGTGGAGAACGCCGCCTACGAGGACGTCCAGGTCCTCATCGTGAACCAGGCCGGCACGTACTACCTGGCGGCCCTGGCCGTGGCCATCGGCTTCAGGATGAACCTGTTCAACATCGGCGTCGACGGCCAGTACCGCCTCGCGGCGATGCTCTCCGCCGTGGTCGGTGCGGCCGTGACCCTGCCGGGTCCGCTGCACCTGCTGCTGATCATTTTCGTGGCGATGCTCGTCGGTGCCTTCTGGTCCGGCATCGCCGGCGTGCTCAAGGCCAAGCGCGGGGTCAGCGAGGTCGTCTCCACGATCATGCTGAACGCCATCGCGACCAGCCTGATCGCCTGGATGATGCTGCCGAAGAACCTGGGCGTCCAGCTCGAGGGCTCCAACGACCTGACCACCGGCGACATCGCCGAGTCGGGCTGGTTCCCGGCCGTGTCCCTCGGCGACGGCCTGGAGATCTACGGCTTCACCTTCGTGGCCTTCGCCCTCGGCGTCGTCTACTGGTTCGTGCTGAACCGGACCCGCTTCGGCTTCGACCTGCGCGCCACCGGCGCCAGCGAGTCCGCCGCGCAGGCCTCCGGGGTCGACGCCAAGAAGATGATCATCACCTCGATGCTCATCTCCGGCGCGGTCGCCGGCCTCGCCGGCATGCCGCAGCTGCTGGGCGAGACGCACACCTACAACCTGGCCTTCCCGGTCGGTGTCGGCTTCACCGGCATCACCATCGCGCTGCTCGGCCGCAACAGCCCGGTCGGCATCCTCTTCGCCGCGTTCCTTATGGCCTTCATCGACAAGGCCTCGGCCTCGCTCGACCAGGCCGGGTACGCGAAGGAGATCGGCACGATCATGAAGGGCCTGATCGTCATCGCGGTCGTCGTCTCGTACGAACTCGTCCGCCGCTACGGCATCCGGCGCCAGCAGCAGAAGGTCGGCGAGGAGCTCGCCGCCGGGCACGCCATCAAGACCGACAAGGAGGTCGCGGCGTGA
- a CDS encoding amidohydrolase, translated as MSRESQTAQPAVSERPELPGKLPDHLRAELIAFRRDLHMHPELGHQEFRTTAAIKARLEKAGLRPRVLQSGTGLICDVGTWDGIRPMLALRADIDALPIPDAKTHVSYRSTAPDRAHACGHDVHTAIVLGAGLVLAELDRQGLLPRPVRLLFQPAEEVLPGGATEAIESGVLDGVGKMIAVHCDPRVDSGRIGLRPGPITSACDRLEVALSGSGGHTARPHLTTDLVTAAARVAVDVPALLARRMDARSGMSVTWGRIEAGHACNVIPMHAELSGTVRCLDLNAWHEAPDMIHAAIDEVATMHGAKFEINHVRGVPPVVNDPVVTELLREAMTVRCGAGSVEDTEQSLGGEDFSWYLEHVPGAMARLGVRRPGDTAKHDLHRGDFDVDESAIAVGVEFFTAAALLDARRAGVVR; from the coding sequence ATGTCCCGCGAGTCCCAGACCGCCCAGCCCGCCGTGTCCGAGCGGCCCGAGCTGCCCGGCAAGCTTCCGGACCACCTGCGTGCCGAACTGATCGCCTTCCGCCGGGACTTGCACATGCACCCCGAGCTCGGACACCAGGAATTCCGCACCACGGCGGCGATCAAGGCCCGGCTCGAGAAGGCCGGCCTGCGCCCACGGGTGCTGCAGTCCGGCACCGGCCTGATCTGTGACGTGGGGACGTGGGACGGCATCCGGCCGATGCTGGCCCTGCGCGCGGACATCGACGCCCTGCCCATCCCGGACGCCAAGACGCACGTCTCGTACCGCTCGACCGCCCCGGACCGGGCCCACGCCTGCGGCCACGACGTGCACACCGCGATCGTGCTCGGCGCCGGACTGGTCCTCGCCGAGCTCGACCGCCAGGGCCTGCTGCCCCGCCCCGTGCGCCTGCTCTTCCAGCCCGCCGAGGAGGTGCTCCCGGGCGGGGCGACCGAGGCCATCGAGTCCGGGGTGCTGGACGGCGTGGGCAAGATGATCGCCGTGCACTGCGACCCCAGGGTCGACTCCGGGCGGATCGGCCTGCGGCCGGGCCCCATCACCTCCGCCTGCGACCGGCTGGAGGTCGCCCTCTCCGGCTCCGGCGGGCACACCGCGCGCCCGCACCTGACCACCGACCTGGTGACGGCCGCCGCCCGGGTGGCCGTGGACGTCCCGGCGCTGCTGGCCCGGCGGATGGACGCGCGCTCGGGGATGTCGGTCACCTGGGGCCGGATCGAGGCCGGGCACGCCTGCAACGTCATCCCGATGCACGCCGAGCTGTCCGGAACCGTACGGTGCCTGGACCTGAACGCCTGGCACGAGGCGCCGGACATGATCCACGCGGCCATCGACGAGGTCGCGACGATGCACGGGGCCAAGTTCGAGATCAACCACGTGCGCGGGGTGCCCCCGGTCGTCAACGACCCGGTGGTCACCGAACTGCTGCGCGAGGCGATGACGGTCCGCTGCGGCGCCGGGTCGGTGGAGGACACCGAGCAGAGCCTGGGCGGCGAGGACTTCTCCTGGTACCTGGAGCACGTCCCGGGCGCCATGGCCCGCCTCGGGGTCCGCCGGCCCGGCGACACCGCCAAGCACGACCTGCACCGGGGCGACTTCGACGTGGACGAGTCCGCGATCGCCGTCGGCGTCGAGTTCTTCACGGCCGCCGCGCTGCTCGACGCGCGGCGCGCCGGGGTCGTCAGGTAA
- a CDS encoding STAS domain-containing protein: MEVKRLVLPGPGADEQDTARLCARLARLYADGATTVVCDATAITAPGLAVVEALARLRLTARGHGGGFAVTGAGPPLRALLHLVGLVELLGEPEEGEPAGGVQEGVEPDDLAV; the protein is encoded by the coding sequence GTGGAAGTCAAACGACTGGTGCTGCCCGGACCCGGCGCCGACGAGCAGGACACGGCGCGGCTGTGCGCGCGGCTGGCGCGGCTGTACGCGGACGGGGCGACCACGGTGGTGTGTGACGCCACCGCGATCACCGCGCCGGGCCTGGCCGTTGTGGAGGCCCTCGCCCGGCTGCGGCTGACCGCCCGAGGTCACGGCGGGGGCTTCGCCGTCACCGGCGCCGGCCCTCCGCTACGCGCCCTGCTCCACCTCGTAGGCCTCGTCGAGCTGCTCGGGGAGCCCGAAGAGGGGGAACCAGCGGGCGGTGTCCAGGAAGGCGTTGAGCCCGACGATCTTGCCGTCTGA
- a CDS encoding N-acetylneuraminate synthase family protein, whose product MTASPNSRLRTFGPRTAGPGRPVYVVGEIGINHNGDLGNAFALIDAAAEAGCDAVKFQKRTPEICTPRDQWDIERDTPWGRMTYIAYRHKVEFGEDAYRAIDEHCATRGIGWFASPWDTEAVAFLEKFDPPAHKVASASLTDDELLRALRATGRTVVLSTGMSTPKQIRHAVEVLGSDNILLCHATSTYPAKAEELNLRVINTLQEEYPNVPIGYSGHETGLQTTLAAVALGAAFVERHITLDRAMWGSDQAASVEPGGLARLVRDIRTIETALGDGVKRVYESELGPMKKLRRVQGELAAV is encoded by the coding sequence ATGACCGCCTCCCCCAACTCCCGCCTGCGCACCTTCGGACCGCGTACCGCGGGCCCCGGCCGGCCCGTGTACGTCGTCGGCGAGATCGGCATCAACCACAACGGCGACCTCGGCAACGCCTTCGCCCTGATCGACGCCGCCGCCGAAGCCGGCTGCGACGCCGTGAAGTTCCAGAAGCGCACCCCCGAGATCTGCACCCCGCGCGACCAGTGGGACATCGAGCGCGACACCCCCTGGGGCCGCATGACCTACATCGCCTACCGCCACAAGGTGGAGTTCGGCGAGGACGCGTACCGCGCCATCGACGAGCACTGCGCCACCCGCGGCATCGGCTGGTTCGCCTCCCCGTGGGACACCGAGGCCGTCGCCTTCCTGGAGAAGTTCGACCCGCCCGCCCACAAGGTGGCCTCCGCCTCGCTGACCGACGACGAGCTGCTGCGCGCCCTGCGCGCCACCGGCCGCACCGTCGTCCTGTCCACCGGCATGTCCACCCCGAAGCAGATCCGCCATGCGGTGGAGGTGCTCGGCAGCGACAACATCCTGCTCTGCCACGCCACTTCGACGTACCCGGCCAAGGCAGAGGAGCTCAACCTGCGGGTCATCAACACCCTCCAGGAGGAGTACCCCAACGTCCCGATCGGCTACTCCGGCCACGAGACGGGCCTGCAGACCACCTTGGCCGCCGTCGCCCTCGGTGCCGCCTTCGTCGAGCGCCACATCACCCTCGACCGCGCGATGTGGGGCTCCGACCAGGCCGCCTCCGTCGAGCCCGGCGGCCTCGCCCGCCTGGTCCGCGACATCCGCACCATCGAGACCGCCCTCGGCGACGGCGTCAAGCGGGTCTACGAGTCCGAGCTCGGCCCCATGAAGAAGCTCCGCCGCGTGCAGGGCGAGCTCGCCGCCGTCTGA
- a CDS encoding cytidine deaminase, protein MTSAPTVDWEALREAARDAMSRAYAPYSGFPVGVAALVEDGRTVVGCNVENASYGLSLCAECGLVSSLQATGGGRLTHFTCVDGRGEILVPCGRCRQLLFEFGGPELLVETPKGILPLAEMLPQAFGPDHLR, encoded by the coding sequence GTGACGAGCGCGCCCACCGTCGACTGGGAGGCCCTGCGCGAGGCCGCCCGGGACGCCATGTCCCGGGCCTACGCCCCGTACTCGGGCTTCCCGGTCGGTGTCGCCGCCCTGGTCGAGGACGGCCGGACCGTCGTCGGCTGCAACGTCGAGAACGCGAGCTACGGGCTCAGCCTGTGCGCCGAGTGCGGCCTGGTGTCCTCCCTCCAGGCCACGGGCGGGGGCCGGCTGACGCACTTCACCTGCGTCGACGGCCGGGGCGAGATCCTCGTCCCGTGCGGCCGCTGCCGGCAGCTGCTCTTCGAATTCGGCGGCCCGGAACTGCTGGTGGAAACCCCGAAGGGGATCCTTCCGCTGGCGGAGATGCTGCCGCAGGCCTTCGGGCCGGACCACTTGAGATAG
- a CDS encoding ABC transporter ATP-binding protein, which translates to MDAILSLPALSPCLPLLPRQGECVINASSPPPAVELHGITKRFPGVVANKDIAITVRKGTVHALIGENGAGKSTLMKILYGMQKPDEGTIAIDGEQVSFSSPGDAIARGIGMVHQHFMLADNLTVLENVVLGGEKLYGIGAKARKKIQEISDAYGLGVRPDALVEDLGVADRQRVEILKVLYRGAKILILDEPTAVLVPQEVDALFDNLRELKAEGLTVIFISHKLGEVLKVADDITVIRRGTTVGTADPKTATTKQLAELMVGAELPSPETRESTVTDVAMLTVSGLTLVAGDSVVGEPESLAHAAAEDSYLHEKVEAGRLLLNDVSFTIHKGEVLGIAGVEGNGQTELIEALMGMTTPDAGVVVLDGADITSAPVRKRRVAGIGYIPEDRHRHGLLLESPLWENRILGHVTEEPNSKRGVLDIKAARKDTERIVREYDVRTPGIEVTAASLSGGNQQKLIVGREMSHNPKFLIAAHPTRGVDVGAQAQIWDAIREARREGLAVLLISADLDELIGLSDTLRVIYRGRLVADADPATVTPEELGTAMTGAASGHLEATDNHSAAGTEPGTDAPEDEAR; encoded by the coding sequence GTGGACGCGATACTTTCACTCCCCGCCCTGTCCCCCTGCCTCCCGCTCCTTCCGCGCCAAGGAGAGTGCGTCATCAACGCGTCCAGCCCGCCCCCCGCCGTAGAACTGCACGGCATCACCAAGCGCTTCCCCGGCGTCGTCGCCAACAAGGACATCGCGATCACCGTCCGCAAGGGCACGGTCCATGCCTTGATCGGCGAGAACGGCGCCGGCAAGTCGACCCTGATGAAGATCCTCTACGGCATGCAGAAGCCGGACGAGGGCACCATCGCGATCGACGGGGAGCAGGTCTCCTTCAGCAGCCCCGGCGACGCCATCGCCCGCGGCATCGGCATGGTGCACCAGCACTTCATGCTCGCCGACAACCTCACCGTCCTGGAGAACGTGGTCCTCGGCGGCGAGAAGCTGTACGGCATCGGCGCCAAGGCCCGCAAGAAGATCCAGGAGATCTCGGACGCCTACGGCCTGGGCGTACGTCCCGACGCCCTGGTCGAGGACCTCGGGGTCGCCGACCGCCAGCGCGTGGAGATCCTCAAGGTCCTCTACCGCGGCGCCAAGATCCTCATCCTCGACGAGCCGACCGCCGTGCTCGTGCCGCAGGAAGTGGACGCGCTCTTCGACAACCTGCGCGAGCTCAAGGCCGAGGGCCTCACCGTCATCTTCATCTCGCACAAGCTGGGCGAGGTGCTGAAGGTCGCCGACGACATCACCGTCATCCGGCGCGGCACCACGGTCGGCACCGCCGACCCGAAGACGGCCACCACCAAGCAGCTCGCCGAGCTGATGGTCGGCGCCGAACTGCCCTCGCCGGAGACCCGCGAGTCGACCGTGACGGACGTCGCGATGCTGACCGTGTCGGGCCTGACCCTCGTCGCGGGCGACTCCGTCGTCGGCGAGCCGGAGAGCCTGGCGCACGCGGCAGCGGAGGACTCCTACCTCCACGAGAAGGTCGAAGCCGGCCGCCTCCTGCTCAACGACGTCTCCTTCACCATCCACAAGGGCGAGGTCCTCGGCATCGCCGGTGTCGAGGGCAACGGCCAGACCGAGCTGATCGAAGCCCTGATGGGCATGACCACCCCCGACGCGGGCGTGGTCGTGCTGGACGGCGCCGACATCACCAGCGCCCCGGTCCGCAAGCGCCGCGTGGCCGGCATCGGCTACATCCCCGAGGACCGCCACCGGCACGGCCTGCTGCTGGAGTCCCCGCTGTGGGAGAACCGCATCCTCGGCCACGTCACCGAGGAGCCCAACTCCAAGCGCGGCGTCCTCGACATCAAGGCGGCCCGCAAGGACACCGAGCGGATCGTGCGCGAGTACGACGTCCGCACGCCCGGCATCGAGGTCACCGCGGCCTCGCTCTCCGGCGGCAACCAGCAGAAGCTGATCGTCGGCCGCGAGATGAGCCACAACCCGAAGTTCCTGATCGCCGCCCACCCCACCCGCGGTGTGGACGTCGGCGCGCAGGCGCAGATCTGGGACGCCATCCGCGAGGCCCGGCGCGAGGGCCTGGCCGTCCTGCTCATCTCCGCGGACCTGGACGAGCTCATCGGCCTGTCCGACACCCTGCGGGTGATCTACCGCGGCCGCCTGGTCGCCGACGCCGACCCCGCGACCGTCACCCCGGAGGAGCTCGGCACCGCCATGACGGGCGCCGCCTCCGGGCACCTGGAAGCAACCGACAACCACTCCGCCGCCGGTACCGAGCCCGGTACCGATGCACCGGAGGACGAGGCCCGATGA
- a CDS encoding thymidine phosphorylase: MDVISVIRTKRDRGELSPEQIDWVIDAYTRGVVADEQMSALAMAILLNGMNRTEIARWTAAMIASGERMNFDSLTRPTADKHSTGGVGDKITLPLAPLVAACGAAVPQLSGRGLGHTGGTLDKLESIPGWRALLSNEEMLHVLDTTGAVICAAGDGLAPADKKLYALRDVTGTVEAIPLIASSIMSKKIAEGTGSLVLDVKVGSGAFMKNIEDARELARTMVGLGTDSGVKTVALLTDMSTPLGLTAGNALEVRESVEVLAGGGPADVVELTIALAKEMLDAAGIKDADPAKALADGSAMDHWRRMIAAQGGDPDAALPVAREQHVVTASASGVLTRLDAYAVGVGAWRLGAGRARKEDPVQAGAGIELHAKPGDTVTAGQPLMTLHTDTPEKFEYALASLDGSYDVAPAGTAFSATPIVLDRIA; encoded by the coding sequence ATGGACGTCATCTCCGTCATCCGGACCAAGCGGGACCGCGGTGAGCTGAGCCCCGAGCAGATCGACTGGGTCATCGACGCGTACACCCGCGGTGTCGTCGCCGACGAGCAGATGTCGGCGCTGGCGATGGCCATCCTGCTCAACGGGATGAACCGGACCGAGATCGCCCGCTGGACGGCGGCGATGATCGCCTCCGGCGAGCGCATGAACTTCGACTCCCTCACCCGCCCCACCGCCGACAAGCACTCCACCGGCGGCGTCGGCGACAAGATCACGCTGCCGCTGGCCCCGCTCGTCGCCGCGTGCGGCGCGGCCGTGCCGCAGCTGTCCGGCCGCGGGCTCGGCCACACCGGCGGCACCCTGGACAAGCTGGAGTCCATCCCCGGCTGGCGCGCCCTGCTGTCCAACGAGGAGATGCTGCACGTCCTCGACACCACCGGCGCGGTCATCTGCGCGGCGGGCGACGGCCTGGCCCCGGCGGACAAGAAGCTCTACGCGCTGCGCGACGTGACCGGCACGGTCGAGGCCATCCCGCTGATCGCCTCCTCGATCATGTCGAAGAAGATCGCCGAGGGCACGGGCTCGCTCGTCCTCGACGTCAAGGTCGGCAGCGGCGCCTTCATGAAGAACATCGAGGACGCGCGCGAGCTGGCGCGGACCATGGTGGGCCTGGGCACCGACTCGGGCGTCAAGACGGTCGCCCTGCTCACCGACATGTCCACCCCGCTCGGTCTGACGGCCGGAAACGCGCTGGAGGTCCGCGAGTCGGTGGAGGTCCTCGCGGGCGGCGGCCCGGCGGACGTGGTCGAGCTGACCATCGCCCTGGCCAAGGAGATGCTGGACGCCGCGGGCATCAAGGACGCCGACCCGGCGAAGGCCCTCGCCGACGGCTCCGCGATGGACCACTGGCGCCGGATGATCGCGGCCCAGGGCGGCGACCCGGACGCGGCCCTGCCCGTGGCCCGCGAGCAGCACGTCGTCACCGCCTCGGCCTCGGGCGTCCTGACCCGCCTCGACGCGTACGCGGTGGGCGTCGGCGCCTGGCGCCTGGGCGCGGGCCGCGCCCGCAAGGAGGACCCGGTGCAGGCGGGCGCGGGCATCGAGCTCCACGCGAAGCCGGGCGACACGGTGACCGCGGGCCAGCCCCTGATGACCCTGCACACGGACACCCCGGAGAAGTTCGAGTACGCCCTGGCCTCCCTGGACGGCTCGTACGACGTCGCCCCGGCGGGCACGGCCTTCTCCGCCACGCCGATCGTGCTGGACCGCATCGCCTGA
- a CDS encoding ABC transporter permease: protein MSTSTVSATAAAPKKSGGRKKLTLPWIMLIIAGGLALVSLVRLISGADDLTSVGQVSGALSLAVPIGLAGLGGLWAERAGVVNIGLEGMMILGTWFGAWAGYQWGPWTGVLVGIAGGALGGLLHAIITVTFNVNHIVSGVAINILALGFTQYLSNFTFAEAPGGSSKQSPQVEPIYKITVPGLSDWMADLQGKHWFFVSDLAGVIGGLVTELSLLTIVALLLIPGTWWVLWRTTFGLRLRSCGENPVAAESLGVNVYKYKYIAVIVSGALAGLGGVYLSEVASPIYQEGQTGGRGYIGLAAMIFGNWMPGGMALGAGLFGFIDSLKLRGGATNVHAMLLLIAIVLVLVCVWQLYKKKYLQAGISAACAALLFVWYVLTDQVPSQFVDAAPYVTTLLVLALSAQRLRMPKADGMPYRKGQGK from the coding sequence GTGAGCACCAGCACTGTCTCCGCGACGGCCGCCGCCCCGAAGAAGTCCGGCGGCCGCAAGAAGCTCACCCTGCCCTGGATCATGCTGATCATCGCGGGCGGCCTCGCGCTGGTCTCGCTGGTCCGCCTGATCAGCGGGGCCGACGACCTGACCTCGGTCGGCCAGGTCTCCGGCGCCCTGTCCCTCGCCGTCCCGATCGGCCTCGCCGGCCTCGGCGGCCTGTGGGCCGAGCGCGCGGGCGTCGTCAACATCGGCCTCGAGGGCATGATGATCCTCGGCACCTGGTTCGGTGCCTGGGCCGGCTACCAGTGGGGTCCGTGGACCGGTGTGCTCGTCGGCATCGCCGGCGGCGCCCTGGGCGGCCTGCTGCACGCGATCATCACCGTCACGTTCAACGTCAACCACATCGTCTCCGGTGTGGCGATCAACATCCTGGCGCTGGGCTTCACCCAGTACCTGTCGAACTTCACCTTCGCCGAGGCGCCGGGCGGCTCCTCCAAGCAGTCGCCGCAGGTCGAGCCGATCTACAAGATCACGGTGCCGGGGCTGTCCGACTGGATGGCCGATCTCCAGGGCAAGCACTGGTTCTTCGTCTCGGACCTCGCCGGCGTCATCGGCGGCCTGGTCACCGAGCTCTCGCTGCTGACCATCGTCGCCCTGCTGCTGATCCCGGGCACCTGGTGGGTGCTGTGGCGGACCACCTTCGGTCTGCGGCTGCGCTCCTGCGGTGAGAACCCCGTCGCGGCGGAGTCCCTCGGCGTCAACGTCTACAAGTACAAGTACATCGCCGTGATCGTCTCGGGCGCGCTGGCGGGCCTCGGCGGCGTGTACCTGTCCGAGGTCGCCAGCCCCATCTACCAGGAGGGCCAGACCGGCGGCCGCGGCTACATCGGTCTCGCCGCCATGATCTTCGGCAATTGGATGCCGGGCGGCATGGCGCTGGGCGCGGGCCTGTTCGGCTTCATCGACAGCCTCAAGCTGCGCGGCGGCGCCACGAACGTCCACGCGATGCTGCTGCTGATCGCGATCGTGCTGGTGCTGGTCTGCGTCTGGCAGCTGTACAAGAAGAAGTACCTCCAGGCCGGCATCTCCGCGGCCTGCGCCGCGCTGCTCTTCGTCTGGTACGTGCTCACCGACCAGGTGCCCAGCCAGTTCGTGGACGCCGCCCCGTACGTGACCACCCTGCTGGTGCTCGCCCTGTCGGCGCAGCGGCTGCGGATGCCCAAGGCGGACGGGATGCCCTACCGCAAGGGCCAGGGCAAGTGA